In Desulfomonile tiedjei DSM 6799, a genomic segment contains:
- a CDS encoding (Fe-S)-binding protein: MSKTQEIGVPAESDNQKPEKLGAPEERAWPTKPSFTPDMLAEMERQLPSKLNRVVAASLAGCIHCGMCSDACHYSVSIPEDKTLVPAYKADRFRKWYKSRYDWMAKVFPKFVGAEPLTEKLAEEMYDKLYGGCTMCRRCTYNCPMGVDYGMMVRAARSLMQSVGRVPQHLQDTVDTHYNAGNNMAVPQDEFIETIEWIEEELQDEDGCADFKIPVDKKGAQYFLTLNPREPKYYPLTIQASAKVLNAAGVDFTISSRYWDLTNYALFNGNDPDAKLFAMWQAEDVKRLGCEYLLAGECGHGYRALRWELPNWVGGVPFKITSMMELMAKLILEKRIKLDKSVWAGTRFTYHDSCNIARSGGVLEEPRIVIRAAADDFVEMEHNRDKSFCCGGGGGALAMPEFTKRRIAAGKIKADEIRATGANVVLQSCHNCTDQLKEIIEHYGIEAKVMNLAELLSPALVLD; the protein is encoded by the coding sequence ATGTCCAAGACTCAGGAAATTGGCGTCCCTGCCGAATCTGATAATCAAAAACCGGAGAAATTAGGAGCGCCTGAAGAGAGAGCATGGCCTACAAAGCCTTCATTTACACCCGATATGCTGGCAGAGATGGAACGCCAATTGCCTTCGAAGCTCAATCGCGTTGTTGCAGCCTCACTTGCGGGATGCATTCATTGCGGTATGTGCAGCGACGCTTGTCATTACAGTGTTTCCATACCTGAGGATAAAACCCTTGTACCGGCTTACAAGGCCGACCGGTTCCGCAAATGGTACAAGAGCCGCTATGATTGGATGGCCAAAGTCTTCCCCAAATTCGTCGGTGCCGAGCCTCTTACGGAAAAACTCGCAGAAGAAATGTACGACAAGCTTTACGGCGGATGCACCATGTGCAGGCGCTGCACATATAATTGTCCCATGGGCGTCGATTACGGCATGATGGTCAGAGCGGCCAGAAGTCTGATGCAGTCGGTGGGTAGGGTTCCCCAGCATCTGCAGGATACGGTAGACACGCATTACAATGCCGGCAACAATATGGCTGTTCCCCAGGATGAGTTCATCGAAACCATTGAGTGGATCGAAGAGGAACTCCAGGATGAAGACGGCTGCGCGGATTTCAAAATCCCCGTCGATAAGAAAGGCGCACAGTACTTTCTCACGCTAAATCCCCGCGAACCCAAGTACTACCCTCTGACCATTCAGGCGAGTGCCAAAGTGCTCAACGCTGCTGGTGTCGATTTCACTATTTCATCCAGATATTGGGATTTGACTAATTACGCTCTGTTTAACGGCAACGACCCGGACGCCAAGCTTTTTGCGATGTGGCAAGCCGAAGACGTGAAACGACTCGGTTGCGAATATCTTCTCGCAGGTGAATGCGGCCATGGCTATCGTGCGCTTCGATGGGAGCTCCCCAACTGGGTAGGCGGGGTGCCTTTCAAGATCACCAGCATGATGGAACTCATGGCGAAATTGATCCTGGAAAAGCGAATCAAGCTGGATAAATCGGTATGGGCGGGAACGCGGTTCACCTATCACGACTCCTGCAACATTGCTCGATCCGGCGGAGTTCTCGAAGAGCCAAGAATCGTGATCAGAGCTGCGGCAGATGATTTCGTTGAAATGGAGCATAATAGGGACAAGAGCTTTTGCTGCGGCGGAGGCGGTGGTGCTCTGGCCATGCCGGAATTCACGAAACGCAGAATTGCCGCAGGCAAAATCAAAGCGGACGAGATCCGGGCAACCGGCGCAAACGTGGTGCTTCAATCCTGCCACAATTGCACTGACCAATTGAAGGAAATCATCGAGCATTACGGAATTGAGGCAAAAGTCATGAACTTGGCTGAATTGCTGTCTCCGGCTTTAGTACTCGATTGA
- a CDS encoding ATP-binding protein → MERLLRRLFGSLRFKLSFYVGLFVFVAVVAFAIHSIDVQEKNLVNARVNAALTYSEVIKSAIWNGMMTKDRDVIRQIIKTIAQHENLQAINIYDRDGFLRYTTERGFIANPTQKADDVGNSLLRGLDSNPSVRHRFLENRRYLNVVNPLVNSPSCSTSACHSHPESHEVLGALEVTFPLKGLRTQIYNSARNTYIFAFSLFILISTVSGLGVIWLVSKPLKKLQEKARKMASGRYKPEAFRSEAYDSVAMLSQTFDEMSRQINERTRQLDESRKMYKELFEKVPCYITVIDKDYKIVRANEAFTNEFGDQVGKYCFTGRKGLDSKCENCPVEKTFASGVSKRSEEIWNPCSDDRKAYVIVHTSPILDELGEVVEVMEMSLDVTRMVRLQLELERKEEQYKSLIESVPCYLTVVDRDFRISYQNTVFTRDFGHKIGELCFKAYKGLNSRCINCPVERTFQDANNHTSEEIWSRNGSDAYIVTYTSPIHDEAGDVTSVMEMCTNVTELKLLQNELAVLGETIAGMSHTVKNILSGLAGGVYMVDSGLTQGKDDRVRVGWDMVKKNVDKVSHLVRDILYASKEREPEYEYCDFTSVLDDVCSLYEGKARKHGIDLVRDYEAIPRMSVIDPNGMHNVLSNLISNAIEACRNDTGKEAYRIAVGCETQGVDLILKVTDNGSGIPEEVRKNLFRKFFSTKGARGTGLGLVVTQKIIAEHGGTICAESIEGEGTTFIVRISSKEPDRQSASLAVSS, encoded by the coding sequence ATGGAGCGTCTTCTGCGTAGGCTGTTCGGGAGCCTGAGGTTCAAACTAAGTTTTTATGTGGGTCTGTTCGTGTTCGTCGCTGTTGTGGCGTTTGCGATCCACAGCATTGACGTACAGGAAAAAAACCTCGTAAACGCCAGGGTCAATGCTGCGCTCACCTACTCCGAAGTCATCAAATCAGCAATTTGGAATGGAATGATGACCAAGGACAGGGACGTTATCCGGCAGATCATCAAGACCATTGCCCAGCATGAAAATCTGCAGGCCATCAATATCTACGATCGGGACGGATTCCTTCGGTATACGACTGAAAGAGGGTTCATCGCCAACCCTACTCAGAAGGCGGACGATGTCGGCAACAGTCTTCTGAGGGGTCTCGATTCCAATCCTTCTGTGAGGCATCGGTTCCTCGAAAACCGCCGGTACCTCAATGTCGTAAATCCACTGGTGAATTCTCCAAGTTGCTCCACTTCGGCATGTCACTCGCATCCGGAATCGCATGAGGTTCTCGGGGCTTTGGAAGTCACGTTTCCGCTCAAGGGGTTGAGAACCCAGATTTACAACAGTGCCCGTAACACATACATCTTCGCATTTTCGCTGTTTATTTTGATATCGACAGTAAGTGGCTTGGGCGTTATTTGGCTGGTAAGCAAGCCCCTGAAGAAGCTCCAGGAAAAAGCCAGGAAAATGGCATCGGGCAGATACAAGCCGGAAGCCTTTCGGTCCGAGGCTTATGATTCCGTTGCCATGCTCTCTCAGACGTTCGATGAAATGAGCAGGCAGATTAATGAGAGGACTCGACAACTCGATGAGAGTCGCAAGATGTACAAGGAGCTCTTCGAGAAGGTCCCCTGTTACATAACGGTTATCGACAAGGACTATAAAATAGTGCGGGCCAACGAAGCATTCACGAATGAGTTCGGAGATCAGGTGGGAAAATACTGCTTCACCGGTCGTAAAGGACTCGATTCAAAATGCGAAAATTGCCCCGTCGAAAAGACCTTTGCCTCCGGGGTCTCCAAGCGTTCCGAAGAAATTTGGAACCCATGCAGCGACGACAGGAAAGCGTACGTGATCGTCCATACTTCCCCTATTCTCGACGAATTGGGAGAAGTCGTCGAAGTCATGGAAATGTCTCTTGACGTAACCCGGATGGTGCGGCTGCAACTCGAGCTCGAGCGCAAGGAAGAACAGTACAAAAGCCTGATTGAGAGTGTTCCTTGCTATCTGACCGTGGTGGATCGCGATTTCAGGATTTCTTACCAGAATACCGTCTTTACGCGGGATTTCGGTCACAAAATAGGCGAGCTGTGTTTCAAGGCTTACAAGGGGCTGAATTCAAGGTGTATCAACTGCCCTGTGGAGAGAACGTTTCAGGATGCGAACAACCATACTTCCGAAGAGATCTGGTCTCGGAATGGATCCGACGCGTACATCGTTACGTATACGTCGCCAATCCACGATGAAGCCGGGGATGTCACATCGGTTATGGAAATGTGCACGAACGTGACTGAGTTGAAACTCCTCCAGAACGAACTTGCTGTGCTTGGAGAGACTATAGCGGGAATGTCACATACGGTGAAAAACATTCTTTCCGGTCTGGCAGGCGGAGTTTACATGGTTGATTCCGGCTTGACTCAGGGGAAAGACGATCGAGTCCGCGTCGGCTGGGACATGGTGAAGAAGAATGTGGACAAGGTATCGCACCTTGTAAGAGACATTCTTTATGCATCGAAAGAACGGGAGCCCGAATATGAGTACTGCGACTTTACTTCCGTGCTGGATGATGTCTGCAGTTTGTATGAAGGCAAAGCCCGGAAACATGGGATCGATCTGGTGAGGGATTACGAAGCTATACCGCGGATGTCGGTTATAGACCCCAATGGGATGCACAACGTTCTGTCGAACCTTATTTCCAATGCAATCGAAGCATGCCGCAACGACACAGGTAAGGAAGCATATCGCATTGCGGTCGGTTGTGAGACTCAAGGCGTCGATCTGATTTTGAAAGTCACTGATAACGGCTCGGGGATACCTGAGGAAGTCAGAAAAAACCTTTTCAGAAAATTCTTTTCCACCAAAGGGGCGCGAGGTACCGGTTTAGGGCTGGTCGTGACCCAAAAAATAATTGCGGAGCACGGCGGAACTATATGTGCGGAATCGATCGAGGGAGAGGGGACCACATTCATTGTCCGAATATCTTCCAAAGAACCGGATCGCCAGAGTGCTTCGTTGGCGGTTTCATCATGA
- a CDS encoding universal stress protein, with translation MNGIGLCAVFSRQGDWAFDYALSLARHHKTKLNIFHFLESPYMLRRDVVFVDAEKKETTIVNPDFIAKKDKEMREKYDDRLGDYVEVGFRLCEGNDELELRKCFKKGDYEILVIGYNEKGASFGGTTTIEEFCKKFKGPVILVGPESPDSFYVNDAAAKRLGDLLLENGGWKRIEN, from the coding sequence ATGAATGGCATAGGGCTATGCGCAGTTTTTTCCCGTCAAGGCGATTGGGCTTTTGACTATGCTTTGAGTCTTGCCAGACACCACAAGACGAAACTCAACATTTTCCATTTTCTCGAATCTCCTTACATGCTGAGAAGAGATGTAGTCTTTGTTGACGCTGAGAAAAAAGAAACCACCATCGTGAATCCCGATTTCATAGCCAAGAAGGACAAGGAAATGCGGGAAAAATACGACGATCGGCTGGGAGACTACGTTGAGGTTGGATTCCGCCTTTGTGAAGGCAACGATGAACTCGAGTTGAGAAAATGCTTCAAGAAAGGCGATTACGAGATTCTGGTCATCGGATATAACGAAAAGGGAGCGTCTTTCGGCGGAACCACCACAATAGAAGAGTTCTGCAAGAAATTCAAAGGTCCGGTCATTCTCGTCGGCCCTGAAAGTCCTGATTCCTTCTATGTCAATGATGCCGCTGCAAAACGTTTGGGTGACCTGCTCCTCGAAAATGGCGGATGGAAGCGCATCGAAAACTGA
- a CDS encoding RrF2 family transcriptional regulator gives MLVTTAGRYALRALFDLAIHSNGKPVRIKDISTRQKISNRYLEQIFSKLFRAGLIRGRRGPSGGYVLAKEAQDITVADVVTAAEGSLQPAALTCITPDGDPSNGCELFEECMCRHVWNETRKVLFDYLNSVTLADLCNRASKKGNFSREACPGGQQMFRDS, from the coding sequence ATGCTTGTTACGACAGCAGGCAGATATGCGCTTCGTGCACTGTTTGATCTTGCAATTCACAGCAATGGTAAACCCGTTCGAATAAAAGATATATCCACTCGCCAAAAGATATCGAATCGCTATCTGGAACAGATCTTCAGCAAATTATTCAGAGCCGGTCTGATCAGAGGCCGTCGCGGACCTTCGGGAGGCTATGTGTTGGCCAAAGAGGCGCAAGACATAACGGTCGCTGACGTGGTCACGGCAGCGGAAGGATCTTTGCAGCCGGCTGCCCTCACCTGCATTACTCCGGATGGAGACCCTTCAAATGGGTGCGAGTTGTTCGAAGAATGCATGTGCAGACATGTTTGGAACGAAACCCGAAAAGTATTGTTCGATTATCTTAATAGCGTTACTCTGGCGGATCTCTGTAACCGGGCAAGTAAAAAAGGGAATTTCTCTCGTGAGGCATGTCCCGGCGGTCAACAAATGTTCAGAGATTCCTGA
- a CDS encoding GumC family protein encodes MSTYSPHDSEAFEFSSPRHSLTGHVRTIFRKKWLFLGIVALALAGGVVVGLVRSPVYKSSAILRVELGGPSQRGLQGALEFFAEFSIFYETQVQSLKEMAQSGSLSTPDRRGLEDAAKALPRWSDIRITENRGSQLINVEASANDPFAAREKLRDYLEQYIRADRERLETLANSLLAKLQNELRQAEERMRKSQEELVNFAREHGMVLLDDEPELESSLLETAGKTFLDIRNERLNLETLTLHKQMILPKYIDNEFLSTLKKNSAALKADYVSAASVLGSGHFQHSLAQGKLYAMEKAISEVEQSEIASSLEAAKKRESAALQAYELAKEAAIRAGSNATRLSILKRAAAADAQVYLTLTQKIKQMALFSRLAPHTLGIEGPPTLPTKPVFPDWRRIIAASLFVGLFGAIVVILGPGMLSTGVKTSGDIKELGLPVLGVIPDAKSIMRGNFGGVSGFSYELSPHYFPLSLLTDALHVVRENIASALKKDEGAAICVTSSLPSEGKTFVATSLAATIASERNRVIVIDGDLRNPRVSEVFKSSRQEKGLAEFLSGNTVSAEEIIRQSTIPGLFYVLAGNRPDNPVALLKSPRFGAFLQHCIQTFDLVIVDAPPVLGFADAAILAKSCTGALMVVRQGFEKMELIKDARDTFRRLKIRILGAMLNFAETDLPELGFIHDDVYSGYAKFLDKPTQ; translated from the coding sequence GTGAGCACTTATTCACCCCATGACAGTGAGGCGTTCGAGTTTTCTTCTCCCCGGCACTCACTGACCGGTCACGTTCGAACCATTTTCAGAAAGAAGTGGCTTTTCCTGGGGATCGTCGCACTGGCACTGGCCGGGGGCGTTGTTGTCGGCCTGGTAAGATCTCCTGTTTACAAATCCTCTGCAATATTACGTGTGGAGTTAGGCGGACCTTCACAGCGGGGCCTTCAAGGGGCGCTCGAGTTCTTCGCCGAATTCAGCATTTTTTACGAAACTCAAGTTCAATCTCTCAAAGAAATGGCTCAAAGCGGGAGTCTCAGCACACCGGACCGGAGAGGTCTGGAAGATGCAGCGAAAGCTCTCCCAAGATGGTCCGACATCCGGATAACCGAAAACCGTGGTTCTCAGCTCATCAACGTGGAAGCATCTGCAAACGATCCCTTTGCGGCAAGAGAAAAGCTCCGCGACTATCTGGAACAGTATATCCGTGCTGACAGGGAACGACTGGAAACACTCGCGAACAGCTTGCTCGCCAAACTGCAGAACGAGTTAAGACAGGCTGAAGAGCGCATGCGCAAGTCGCAAGAGGAACTGGTGAATTTCGCCAGAGAGCATGGAATGGTACTGCTGGACGATGAGCCCGAGTTGGAATCCTCGCTTCTGGAGACGGCAGGCAAGACGTTTCTGGATATCAGGAACGAGCGGTTGAACCTCGAGACCTTGACCCTTCATAAGCAGATGATACTGCCAAAATATATCGATAACGAGTTTCTTAGTACGTTGAAGAAGAATTCTGCCGCACTGAAAGCAGATTACGTATCGGCTGCCTCGGTTCTTGGCTCCGGACATTTTCAGCATTCGTTGGCCCAAGGCAAACTGTATGCAATGGAAAAAGCCATCAGCGAAGTGGAACAGTCCGAAATCGCATCCAGCCTGGAAGCTGCAAAGAAGAGAGAATCCGCGGCTCTCCAGGCGTACGAGCTGGCAAAGGAAGCTGCCATTAGAGCAGGGTCGAATGCGACGCGGCTTTCTATTCTGAAAAGGGCTGCTGCAGCGGACGCACAGGTCTATTTGACTCTGACTCAGAAGATCAAGCAAATGGCACTTTTCAGTAGACTTGCTCCCCACACCCTCGGGATTGAGGGTCCTCCGACTTTGCCGACAAAACCGGTTTTTCCGGATTGGAGGAGAATAATTGCTGCCAGTCTTTTTGTAGGCTTATTCGGCGCAATTGTTGTGATTCTAGGGCCTGGAATGCTGTCTACAGGCGTAAAGACCTCGGGGGACATCAAAGAATTGGGATTACCGGTTCTCGGTGTAATTCCGGATGCAAAATCGATCATGCGCGGCAATTTCGGCGGTGTGTCCGGATTCAGCTACGAGTTATCGCCTCATTATTTTCCCCTATCGCTGCTCACGGACGCACTTCACGTGGTGCGGGAAAATATAGCCTCCGCCCTGAAGAAGGACGAAGGTGCTGCAATTTGTGTAACGAGTTCGCTTCCTTCGGAGGGCAAAACGTTTGTAGCCACTTCCCTCGCGGCTACAATTGCATCCGAACGGAACCGCGTAATAGTAATCGATGGGGATTTGAGAAACCCTCGTGTCAGTGAGGTGTTCAAATCCTCTCGACAGGAAAAAGGGCTTGCGGAGTTCCTGTCGGGCAATACAGTCTCGGCTGAGGAGATAATCAGGCAATCAACCATTCCCGGACTTTTTTACGTACTTGCAGGCAATCGCCCGGACAATCCGGTGGCTCTTCTCAAGAGTCCCCGATTTGGCGCTTTCCTGCAGCATTGCATACAGACTTTCGATCTCGTCATCGTCGACGCCCCGCCTGTTCTTGGATTTGCGGATGCGGCAATTCTGGCTAAGAGCTGCACCGGAGCATTAATGGTAGTCAGGCAGGGATTTGAAAAAATGGAATTGATAAAAGATGCCCGCGACACATTCAGGCGGCTTAAAATCAGGATCCTTGGCGCAATGCTCAATTTTGCAGAAACGGATCTTCCTGAACTGGGATTCATTCACGATGATGTTTATTCCGGATATGCAAAATTCCTGGACAAACCTACCCAATGA